A window of Longimicrobiaceae bacterium genomic DNA:
GCCCGCGCCGACCTGCGCGCGCGCTTCCGGCGCGAGGCCGCCGCCGCCGCGAGCATCCCGCACCACCCCAACGTGGTGCAGATCTACGACTACGGCACCGACCCCGAGCTCGACCTGGACTTCATCGTCATGGAGCTCCTGCAGGGGCGCGACCTCAAGGAGGCCGCCGCGGCCGGGGGGCTCTCCCTTCCCGAGTCCGTGCGCGTCCTCCGGGAGGCCGCGCGGGGGCTGGCGGCCGGACACCGGGTGGGGCTGGTGCACCGCGACGTGAAGCCCGCCAACGTGTTCCTGACCGGCGGGGAGGAGATCGAGTCCGTGTGCCTCCTGGACTTCGGCATCGCCAAGCCGCTGGAGGCCGAGCCGGCGCACGACCTCACCCGCACCGGGATGGTGGCCTACTCCCCCGCCTACGCCTCCCCGGAGCAGCTCCGCGGCGCGCGGGTGATGACCCCTGCCTCCGACGTGTACCAGCTGGGG
This region includes:
- a CDS encoding serine/threonine-protein kinase: MTQAYQRLLQGRTLAGRYEVRELIGSGGMSVVYRAVDRNLGRPVAVKVVSLPAGGGDARADLRARFRREAAAAASIPHHPNVVQIYDYGTDPELDLDFIVMELLQGRDLKEAAAAGGLSLPESVRVLREAARGLAAGHRVGLVHRDVKPANVFLTGGEEIESVCLLDFGIAKPLEAEPAHDLTRTGMVAYSPAYASPEQLRGARVMTPASDVYQLGLIGYELLAGERPFEDDDRERIRAGEDVPLPVRGRWAAAPAELRAVLERALRIRPEERFPDAGAMAEA